The Stratiformator vulcanicus genome has a segment encoding these proteins:
- a CDS encoding leucine-rich repeat domain-containing protein translates to MTKQLHVSLLWLGMVLTVAQHAYAQNANPSRAEQLRSLGAENIREIDGELSYVNLKDSRFSDDSAFLIEDQQSIVFLSVARTSSTDKTLSTICGLNILKWLFLDGTKITDEAAVKLQDLKNLRTLSVSGTAVTDKTFAKCSWKTIHTLVVSDTEITDATVKSLSKLTTLHHLDLSGTSITDDCIDSLIAIKSLTHLDLSDTKITDAGFAKLMVLSELRELEVAGTEVTIAAIAAFNAKRPNCLIHGPKAKDDNVTRTLPQKPRNLQ, encoded by the coding sequence ATGACGAAACAACTACATGTCAGCCTGCTGTGGCTCGGTATGGTCCTTACTGTTGCACAACACGCATACGCCCAGAATGCGAACCCGTCGCGGGCCGAGCAACTTCGATCGCTTGGTGCTGAGAATATTCGCGAAATCGATGGCGAACTATCGTATGTGAACCTGAAGGATTCACGGTTCTCTGACGATTCAGCCTTCTTGATCGAGGATCAGCAATCGATTGTTTTCCTCTCCGTCGCGCGAACGTCTAGCACTGACAAGACGCTCTCAACAATCTGCGGGCTGAACATATTGAAATGGCTATTCCTCGACGGCACCAAAATCACCGACGAGGCAGCTGTCAAACTGCAAGACTTGAAGAACCTCCGCACACTTTCAGTCTCCGGAACTGCGGTCACCGATAAGACGTTCGCAAAATGCTCTTGGAAAACCATTCACACGCTGGTCGTGTCGGACACCGAGATCACCGATGCAACGGTCAAGTCGCTCAGCAAGCTCACGACTCTTCATCATTTAGATTTGAGCGGCACATCCATCACGGATGATTGCATCGACAGCCTGATCGCGATAAAGAGCCTCACGCACCTCGACCTGTCGGATACAAAAATCACAGATGCAGGATTCGCAAAACTCATGGTTCTGTCCGAACTTCGCGAGTTGGAAGTCGCAGGAACCGAAGTCACCATTGCCGCTATCGCCGCGTTCAACGCAAAGCGACCCAATTGCCTGATTCACGGACCGAAAGCAAAGGACGACAACGTAACACGCACTCTGCCACAGAAACCCAGAAATCTTCAGTAA
- a CDS encoding carbonic anhydrase, producing MTIELEKSLHNFNPDHFGGVNDFLSTADSNERDTLMIACADHGCAPDNVSFAGTERFFILQHIGESVPPPDRRQPNDLFGAIEVGFYDYDLRHAVVCGHLGCGVIPNWLKDNSGPDTGNLRAHFYAAAVKAVDTTYPDLTGEAYVERVICEHAIFQLENLQANPSIRERLDANGLKLHLWIVNDETARVLAFDPRVGNLVPIEEMR from the coding sequence ATGACAATTGAACTCGAAAAGTCACTGCACAACTTCAACCCGGATCACTTCGGCGGCGTCAATGATTTTCTCTCGACTGCCGACAGCAACGAACGCGATACGCTGATGATCGCATGTGCGGATCATGGCTGTGCCCCGGATAATGTTTCATTTGCTGGTACGGAACGATTTTTCATTCTCCAACACATCGGTGAATCCGTTCCGCCACCAGACCGTCGCCAACCCAACGATTTGTTCGGGGCAATCGAGGTCGGCTTTTACGACTACGATCTCCGTCATGCCGTCGTTTGCGGACATCTCGGTTGCGGCGTGATCCCAAACTGGCTGAAGGACAACAGCGGTCCAGACACCGGAAATCTTCGAGCACACTTCTACGCTGCAGCGGTCAAAGCCGTCGACACGACATATCCCGATTTGACTGGTGAAGCCTATGTCGAACGTGTTATCTGCGAACATGCAATTTTCCAGCTTGAGAACTTGCAGGCGAACCCGTCCATTCGCGAAAGACTCGATGCCAACGGACTCAAGTTGCATTTGTGGATCGTCAACGACGAAACTGCGCGGGTGTTGGCATTCGATCCCCGCGTGGGAAACCTTGTCCCCATCGAGGAGATGCGATGA
- a CDS encoding carbonic anhydrase: MKPLTRRIHYFDRHWFGSASELCRREETPTPSIILIGCPDHGMLPHGLPVQNPMSFLVAQWLGFAIPPFTKRCSETVEALEEAVLGHEVTDFIVCSHTTCGICQNWLAVPSNSKKAIGSETMTPTLEFIDKHYDDVFDMERFGLLLSEHVLLQLESLIEYHFVRSRLNDGRLKLHGWVFDEGTRRIRAYDALVGDFVSVESDACASVTT, encoded by the coding sequence ATGAAACCACTGACCAGGCGAATTCACTATTTTGACCGACATTGGTTTGGTTCGGCGTCTGAACTTTGCCGACGCGAAGAGACACCAACGCCATCGATCATCCTAATTGGCTGTCCTGACCACGGCATGTTGCCGCATGGTCTGCCCGTTCAGAACCCGATGTCGTTTCTTGTCGCTCAGTGGTTGGGGTTCGCCATTCCTCCTTTCACGAAGAGGTGTTCTGAAACAGTTGAGGCACTGGAGGAAGCAGTGCTTGGACATGAAGTAACGGACTTCATCGTATGCTCGCACACGACTTGCGGAATCTGTCAAAATTGGTTGGCGGTACCATCAAATTCCAAGAAGGCAATTGGCAGTGAGACGATGACGCCCACGCTCGAATTCATCGACAAGCACTATGACGATGTGTTCGACATGGAACGATTCGGTCTGCTTCTTAGCGAGCACGTCCTCCTGCAACTTGAGAGTCTAATCGAGTATCATTTCGTAAGAAGCCGACTGAATGACGGTCGATTGAAGCTCCACGGTTGGGTTTTCGATGAGGGAACAAGGCGAATCAGGGCGTACGATGCCTTGGTCGGCGACTTTGTTTCAGTCGAATCCGATGCATGTGCCTCAGTTACTACCTGA
- a CDS encoding SulP family inorganic anion transporter, producing the protein MTDKMENEETPRGNASGFAKYFKQDIISGLLVFLIALPLCLGISLACGYPPIAGIFTAIIGSVLTTFISNSELTIKGPAAGLIVIAIGCIEDFGGDGMTGGWTDADLMAYKAALAVGVAAAVIQILFGLFRGGILGEFFPISAVHGMLAAIGVIIIIKQFPVALGVSAGGEPLEMLKEMPHYIMEANPAIAAIGIVSILIMFYWPLAAKRVGILKKIPSPMVVLLVTVPMGFGFDLLHEHSYTLQEHHYQLGEQYLVKMPDRVFGMFDDITSPDFSALAQMKAWKWVMMFFIIGSLESLLSAKAVDLLDPWKRKTNMNRDVVAVGVGNLCASMVGGLPMISEIVRSKANIDNGARTRFADLWHGIFLLACVALIPTILHEIPLAALAGMLVYTGYRLAHPTEFIHVWRIGKEQLAIFVTTLVVVLATDLLIGVAAGIILKMVIHVANGVPIKSLFKPYIEVQKVNDNTSLILARESAVFSNWIPFKRQIEDIGLVQKRNLIVDVSSTKLVDHSVMEKLEEMERVFEQKGLTFEVRGLDAMQPLADNPHAARKGGLATMRRLTVIADEAIEQSLEEQFVALGATGFTSQPCSGAGRRELEGGVTSANSKVRIEIVLSHQTCEAILSYLRSDVLPKHQVTACVETVDVVRRDHFVSVAAEANE; encoded by the coding sequence CTGCGGTTATCCGCCGATTGCAGGCATCTTCACCGCAATCATCGGTTCGGTCCTGACAACGTTCATCAGTAACAGCGAGCTGACCATCAAAGGTCCGGCCGCAGGATTGATCGTCATTGCCATTGGCTGCATCGAAGACTTCGGCGGCGACGGAATGACCGGCGGATGGACCGACGCCGATTTGATGGCCTACAAAGCTGCGTTGGCGGTCGGTGTCGCAGCGGCGGTCATTCAAATTCTGTTCGGCCTGTTTCGCGGCGGAATCCTCGGCGAGTTCTTCCCGATCTCAGCCGTCCATGGAATGCTGGCAGCGATTGGTGTCATCATCATCATCAAGCAGTTCCCAGTGGCTCTTGGCGTATCAGCCGGGGGTGAACCGCTGGAAATGCTCAAAGAAATGCCGCACTACATTATGGAAGCCAATCCGGCGATCGCAGCAATCGGCATCGTGAGCATTCTGATCATGTTCTACTGGCCGCTTGCCGCGAAACGTGTTGGCATCCTGAAGAAAATTCCATCGCCCATGGTTGTGCTACTGGTAACCGTGCCGATGGGCTTCGGCTTCGACTTGCTTCACGAACACTCTTACACATTGCAGGAACATCATTATCAACTCGGTGAACAGTATCTGGTGAAGATGCCCGACCGAGTCTTTGGCATGTTTGATGACATCACGTCTCCTGATTTTTCCGCGTTGGCTCAGATGAAGGCTTGGAAGTGGGTGATGATGTTCTTCATTATCGGCAGCCTTGAATCACTGCTTAGTGCCAAGGCAGTTGACCTGCTCGACCCTTGGAAGCGCAAGACAAACATGAATCGCGACGTGGTTGCGGTCGGTGTTGGCAATCTTTGTGCGTCGATGGTGGGCGGGCTTCCCATGATCTCAGAGATCGTGCGTTCCAAGGCGAATATCGACAACGGAGCCCGAACGCGGTTCGCTGATTTGTGGCACGGCATCTTCCTGCTCGCCTGCGTAGCGTTGATTCCCACGATTCTCCATGAGATCCCACTCGCGGCATTGGCGGGGATGCTGGTCTACACCGGATACCGACTCGCACATCCGACCGAGTTCATTCACGTATGGCGAATCGGGAAGGAACAACTGGCGATCTTCGTCACGACGTTGGTCGTTGTCCTAGCGACCGACCTGCTAATCGGTGTCGCTGCTGGCATCATTCTGAAGATGGTGATCCACGTCGCGAACGGCGTGCCCATCAAGTCGTTGTTCAAACCTTACATCGAGGTTCAGAAAGTGAACGACAACACCAGCCTCATCTTGGCGCGTGAATCCGCAGTGTTTAGCAACTGGATTCCATTCAAACGCCAAATCGAAGACATCGGATTGGTTCAAAAGCGCAACCTGATCGTCGACGTATCCAGTACGAAGCTTGTTGATCACAGTGTGATGGAGAAGCTGGAAGAAATGGAACGCGTCTTCGAGCAGAAAGGACTGACTTTTGAAGTTCGCGGTCTCGATGCCATGCAACCGCTGGCCGACAATCCCCATGCGGCTAGAAAGGGCGGATTGGCAACCATGCGACGGCTGACGGTCATTGCTGACGAGGCGATCGAGCAATCGCTGGAAGAACAATTTGTGGCACTGGGGGCAACAGGTTTCACATCGCAACCATGCAGCGGAGCCGGGCGTCGTGAACTGGAAGGCGGCGTTACATCAGCGAATTCCAAAGTTCGGATCGAGATTGTCTTGTCCCATCAAACGTGCGAAGCGATATTGTCATACCTTCGCAGCGATGTTCTTCCCAAGCATCAAGTGACGGCTTGCGTTGAGACGGTCGATGTCGTCAGACGAGATCATTTCGTTTCAGTTGCAGCGGAGGCGAACGAATGA